GATCGGCGAAACGCCGGCCACCTTGGCCACATCGATCAGCGTCACGCTCGCGCCCTTGCTCGCGGGGGTGGAGGAAGATGATGCACGAGATTTCTTTGCCATGAAGGGCCGCGGGCTGCGTGAAGGATCACGCATCTTAACCAGCCGGCCGGACGGTAACCAGAGAGCCTGCGGTAATCGGGTGTTGCCCGGCAGAACGAAAAAGCCGGGCACGAGGCCCGGGCTTGTGGAGCGGCAGAATCCATTCACGATAGGGCGAGCTGGAGCCATGCAAGGCCTGGGCGGCCCCGCTAAACCAGGCGAGCAACGCAGCGCAGCCTAGTAACAGCCAACGGCTGGCCCCCAGGGTGAGCGCAGCGAATCAAGCGAGCAGGCTGGTGATCAGCTTGTTCTTGACGCCGCATGGCCGACGCGCAGCTCATCGTGGATAACGGTTATTGCGCGCCCTGGGCGTCGATCAGCGCCGCCAGCTTCTGGTATTCGTCTGGCAGCAGCTCGGTCAGCGGGGCGCGAACCGGGCCGGCGTCGAAACCGGCGATCTTGGCGCCCGCCTTGACGATGCTCACCGCATAACCGGATTTACGGTTACGGATATCCAGGTACGGCAGAAAGAAGTCGTCGATGATCTTGCCGACGGTGGCGTGATCTTCACGGGCAATGGCATGGTAGAAGTCCATCGCGGTTTTCGGGATGAAGTTGAACACCGCCGAGGAATAGACCGGCACGCCCAGGGCCTTGTAGGCAGCAGCGTAGACTTCAGCGGTCGGCAGGCCGCCCAGGTAGGTCAGGCGCTCGCCCAGACGGCGACGGATCGACACCATCAGCTCGATATCGCCCAGGCCGTCCTTGTAGCCGATCAGGTTCGGGCAACGCTCGGCCAGTTGCTCCAGCAGTGGCGCGGTCAGGCGGCAGACGTTGCGGTTGTAGACCACCACACCGATCTTCACCGATTTGCAGACCTGCTCGACGTGAGCGGCCACGCCCTCCTGGGAGGCTTCGGTCAGGTAGTGCGGCAGCAACAGCAGGCCCTTGGCGCCCAGGCGCTCGGCTTCCTGTGCGTACTGGATGGCCTGGCGGGTCGAGCCGCCGACGCCGGCGAGAATCGGTACGCTGCCCGCGCAGGTGTCGACGGCGGTCTTGATCACCGACGAGTACTCGTCAGCGGCCAGGGAGAAGAACTCACCGGTGCCGCCCGCGGCGAACAGTGCCGTGGCGCCGTAAGGGGCCAGCCACTCCAGGCGACGGACATAACCGGCCGGGTTGAATTCACCCGCCGCATCGAAGTCGGTCAGCGGGAAGGACAGCAGGCCGGAGGAGAGGACGGTTTTTAGTTCTTGTGGAGTCATTCTTCTTACACCCTTGAATGAGGATATGGAGGCCGTTACCGGCAACTGAAGTCATACGTTATCGTACAACTAAATAAATTCCAAGCCCCCGGAGGTATTTCGGCCCGTATCCGATGTGAGCAGAACAGAATCTGGCACCTAGATAAATTGTGCAAAAACCATCCAAATCGAGGATTTTTATTGCACAAAAAACGGAAACCTTATTGGTTAATAATAATTTTAAGCCTTTTTTGGCTCCAGCCATTCGTATTTCAGGTGACATCGGCGTTCCTGTATCGGCCCTCAGTCATACGACAACATCAACCAAAATGGATTTTATAAAAGGGGTGCCCGCTGCAAAAGCATCCTCACCAGCCAGACCATTCACCTGCATCTGCCCCAACCGCTCCCCCTCTGCAGGAGATAGAGAGACGGCAGGACAATGTAAGTGTCCAACTAGGGATCCGAGGCGGGAGCGCGCCATGGGCGCGAAAATCGCGGGCATGGGCTAGGCGCTCCCCCCTCCCACAAAGGGGGTAGCCAGCTG
Above is a genomic segment from Pseudomonas argentinensis containing:
- the kdgD gene encoding 5-dehydro-4-deoxyglucarate dehydratase, which codes for MTPQELKTVLSSGLLSFPLTDFDAAGEFNPAGYVRRLEWLAPYGATALFAAGGTGEFFSLAADEYSSVIKTAVDTCAGSVPILAGVGGSTRQAIQYAQEAERLGAKGLLLLPHYLTEASQEGVAAHVEQVCKSVKIGVVVYNRNVCRLTAPLLEQLAERCPNLIGYKDGLGDIELMVSIRRRLGERLTYLGGLPTAEVYAAAYKALGVPVYSSAVFNFIPKTAMDFYHAIAREDHATVGKIIDDFFLPYLDIRNRKSGYAVSIVKAGAKIAGFDAGPVRAPLTELLPDEYQKLAALIDAQGAQ